One stretch of Carassius gibelio isolate Cgi1373 ecotype wild population from Czech Republic chromosome B1, carGib1.2-hapl.c, whole genome shotgun sequence DNA includes these proteins:
- the dusp27 gene encoding serine/threonine/tyrosine-interacting-like protein 2 isoform X1, translating into MRRSLTATDDQVRHTERLSGMMASSGESSAADDQQVPRPDEAVCVKDVQTRYLRCPSPSFSMMSDRFSMISGSDAESIFMEPIHLSSSIAAKKIISEELRSRELRTPETPDSMMESAEQLMVEDLYNRVKDMIDDRSPYNTPCVLDIQRALTQDRLEAPFNPVDEVWPNIFIAEKSVAVNKGRLKRLGITHVLNAAHGTGVYTGLLFYQGMNITYMGIEVDDFPDADISPHFRTCAEFMDDALLTHRGKVLVDSMMGVSRSAVLVAAYLMIFQNMSIMEALLEIRKKRAINPNEGFIKQLRQLNETLMEERDEDDDETLSQCSVIDARARLDEEESMFGVKAESIMVDEEGDSSSVMSSVASSAAAAALKAGLLGGLSKPELEVTAKDPALPGKDREDEEGDVDSMIREWQKRNEKYQDEDWWEAQLMCDGGDEESLLGDRKPLDVRPEDLESVTSEDVRLVKERIRSRPRRAASDAGSVTSRSSYSDLWKQRLKDIEEQAAARYRLKEADEDSETSQKRIDDDVESILSDSSSMYNFCKKNKEHLTPLERWKVKRIQFGWNKKDENGEQVEAKTEAPAPSLEDVNLTAYQTWKLKQQKKHGGEEDKDEILKMSRAEDPATIKKRQRREELLERTRKTLEESQSVCGWETESALSGSIPLSAFCAGAFPSASTAGDDNMSVLSGRSSVLSGHSTRSQPPVPQEPPAAVLGPNGEPMVNISNIQNWIANVVNETLMQKQAEMMTGASLAPSRAGSVFSLGVGRGGDDDKASVLSGSTYSSRSRAESVLSSGGKPRSVLLTGGRAESVMSAGGASNLSSVSRRSKITTTSVPLYSLFQDQVNLHKLDTMEKEIKSDMRDKMASYEVKKIAEDNKRSTLYKKKKPKEEEEDEDEVNHGKLNGFDDSATRSSEKPKPKRDYGRSGILNLPASARNPTSSIDEWLENVRPPQSKPTAYDGDGETPRMSRPAYEEPSEFDFPSRRSSISVNDDEEEEYSFASRFASRHQPDDDMDLARDPSPEFTYRSGIGEDASYRTRRSYANNNETVRTAKTVPEDKEEEEISAFIAQIKQRARARVAEEMEEDEVLSSWRKQEESKTHAHSKN; encoded by the exons ATGAGACGGAGCCTGACGGCCACAGACGATCAGGTCAGACACACAGAAAGACTGAGCggg atgatggcGTCGTCCGGTGAGAGCAGCGCTGCAGATGATCAGCAGGTTCCTCGTCCTGATGAAGCGGTGTGTGTTAAAGACGTTCAGACGCGTTACCTGCGCTGTCCTTCTCCCAG CTTCTCCATGATGTCCGATCGCTTCTCCATGATCTCCGGCTCGGACGCTGAGAGTATCTTCATGGAGCCGATTCATCTGTCCTCCTCCATCGCGGCCAAGAAGATCATCAGTGAAG AGCTGAGGTCCAGGGAGCTGCGGACCCCGGAGACCCCCGACAGCATGATGGAGTCGGCCGAGCAGCTGATGGTGGAGGATCTGTACAACAGGGTGAAGGACATGATCGATGACCGCAGCCCCTACAACACTCCCTGTGTGCTGGACATCCAGCGAGCGCTGACCCAGGACCGTCTGGAGGCGCCCTTCAACCCCGTCGACGAGGTCTGGCCCAACATCTTCATCGCAGAGAA GTCGGTGGCGGTGAATAAAGGCCGTCTCAAGCGTCTGGGCATCACTCATGTGCTGAACGCTGCTCACGGCACCGGCGTCTACACCGGCCTGCTGTTCTACCAGGGCATGAACATCACCTACATGGGCATCGAGGTGGACGACTTCCCAGACGCAGACATCTCTCCTCACTTCCGCACGTGTGCCGAGTTTATGGACGACGCTCTGCTGACACACAGAG GCAAGGTGCTTGTGGACTCGATGATGGGCGTGAGCCGGTCAGCGGTGCTTGTCGCTGCTTATCTTATGATCTTCCAGAACATGAGCATCATGGAGGCCCTGCTGGAGATCAGGAAGAAGCGGGCCATCAACCCCAACGAAGGGTTTATAAAGCAGCTGCGCCAACTCAACGAGACTCTGATGGAGGAACGAGACGAAGACGATGACGAGACCCTCAGCCAGTGCTCCGTGATCGACGCCCGCGCTCGTCTTGACGAGGAGGAGAGCATGTTTGGAGTTAAAGCTGAATCCATCATGGTGGACGAGGAGGGAGACAGCAGCAGCGTCATGAGTAGCGTAGCGTCTTCGGCCGCCGCCGCCGCTCTGAAAGCAGGACTTCTTGGTGGCCTGAGCAAACCTGAGCTGGAGGTGACCGCCAAGGACCCGGCGCTCCCTGGAAAAGACAGGGAAGATGAAGAGGGGGATGTGGACAGCATGATAAGAGAGTGGCAGAAGCGCAACGAGAAGTACCAGGATGAGGACTGGTGGGAGGCACAGCTGATGTGTGACGGGGGGGACGAGGAGTCTTTGCTGGGCGACAGGAAACCGCTGGACGTGCGACCGGAGGACCTGGAGAGCGTGACCAGTGAAGATGTGCGATTGGTGAAGGAACGCATCAGGAGTCGTCCCCGTCGAGCCGCTTCAGATGCAGGCTCTGTGACGAGCCGCAGCAGCTATTCTGATCTCTGGAAGCAGCGTCTGAAGGACATCGAGGAGCAGGCCGCCGCACGATACAGACTCAAAGAGGCAGACGAGGACAGCGAAACAAGCCAGAAGAGAATCGACGACGACGTCGAGAGCATCCTCTCGGACAGCAGCTCCATGTACAACTTCTGCAAGAAGAACAAGGAGCACCTAACACCTCTGGAACGATGGAAGGTTAAGCGAATTCAGTTCGGATGGAACAAGAAAGACGAGAACGGAGAGCAAGTGGAGGCCAAGACGGAAGCTCCCGCTCCCTCGCTGGAGGACGTCAACCTGACAGCCTATCAGACCTGGAAACTCAAGCAGCAGAAGAAGCACGGCGGCGAAGAGGACAAGGATGAAATCCTGAAGATGAGTCGAGCCGAGGACCCGGCCACCATCAAAAAAAGACAGCGACGCGAGGAGCTTCTGGAGCGAACGAGGAAGACGCTGGAGGAGAGCCAGTCGGTGTGTGGCTGGGAAACCGAGAGCGCTCTGAGCGGAAGCATCCCGCTGTCTGCTTTCTGTGCCGGAGCCTTCCCGTCTGCAAGCACCGCCGGAGACGACAACATGTCTGTGCTCAGCGGAAGGTCTTCCGTCCTTTCAGGTCACAGCACCAGATCCCAGCCTCCCGTTCCTCAGGAGCCTCCGGCCGCGGTCCTCGGCCCTAACGGTGAGCCCATGGTAAACATTTCCAACATCCAGAACTGGATTGCCAATGTGGTCAATGAGACTCTCATGCAGAAGCAAGCCGAGATGATGACAGGAGCGAGTCTGGCTCCTTCCAGAGCGGGATCGGTGTTCAGTCTGGGTGTCGGACGCGGAGGAGACGATGATAAAGCCTCAGTGCTGAGTGGATCCACATACTCGTCCCGAAGCAGAGCCGAATCCGTGCTGTCTTCGGGTGGAAAGCCTCGATCCGTGCTCTTGACCGGCGGACGGGCCGAGTCTGTGATGTCTGCTGGAGGAGCATCAAACCTCTCCTCTGTGTCCCGGCGGAGCAAGATTACTACGACCAGCGTGCCGCTCTACAGCCTCTTCCAAGACCAGGTGAACCTCCACAAACTGGACACCATGGAGAAAGAGATCAAGTCTGACATGCGGGACAAGATGGCTTCCTATGAGGTGAAGAAGATCGCAGAGGACAACAAGCGCAGTACGTTATACAAGAAGAAGAAAccaaaggaggaggaggaggacgaagATGAAGTAAATCATGGAAAACTGAACGGATTTGATGATTCAGCCACCCGTTCCTCCGAGAAACCCAAACCTAAAAGAGATTACGGCCGTTCTGGAATACTGAACCTGCCAGCTTCGGCCAGGAACCCCACCAGCAGCATCGATGAATGGCTGGAAAACGTCAGACCTCCTCAGAGCAAACCTACAGCTTACGATGGAGACGGAGAGACGCCGCGCATGTCTCGACCAGCGTACGAGGAACCTTCGGAGTTTGACTTCCCGAGCCGCAGGAGCTCCATTTCAGTCAATGACGACGAAGAGGAGGAATATAGCTTCGCCTCGAGGTTTGCTTCCAGGCATCAGCCAGATGATGACATGGATTTGGCTCGAGATCCCAGTCCGGAGTTTACCTATCGATCCGGGATAGGTGAAGATGCTAGTTACAGAACCAGGAGATCGTATGCTAACAACAATGAGACTGTGAGGACTGCTAAGACTGTACCGGAAGACAAGGAAGAGGAGGAAATATCTGCTTTCATTGCTCAGATTAAGCAGAGGGCGAGAGCACGGGTGGCGGAGGAGATGGAGGAGGATGAAGTTCTTTCATCCTGGAGGAAACAGGAGGAGTCaaagacacacgcacacagtaaAAACTAA
- the dusp27 gene encoding serine/threonine/tyrosine-interacting-like protein 2 isoform X2, with translation MRRSLTATDDQMMASSGESSAADDQQVPRPDEAVCVKDVQTRYLRCPSPSFSMMSDRFSMISGSDAESIFMEPIHLSSSIAAKKIISEELRSRELRTPETPDSMMESAEQLMVEDLYNRVKDMIDDRSPYNTPCVLDIQRALTQDRLEAPFNPVDEVWPNIFIAEKSVAVNKGRLKRLGITHVLNAAHGTGVYTGLLFYQGMNITYMGIEVDDFPDADISPHFRTCAEFMDDALLTHRGKVLVDSMMGVSRSAVLVAAYLMIFQNMSIMEALLEIRKKRAINPNEGFIKQLRQLNETLMEERDEDDDETLSQCSVIDARARLDEEESMFGVKAESIMVDEEGDSSSVMSSVASSAAAAALKAGLLGGLSKPELEVTAKDPALPGKDREDEEGDVDSMIREWQKRNEKYQDEDWWEAQLMCDGGDEESLLGDRKPLDVRPEDLESVTSEDVRLVKERIRSRPRRAASDAGSVTSRSSYSDLWKQRLKDIEEQAAARYRLKEADEDSETSQKRIDDDVESILSDSSSMYNFCKKNKEHLTPLERWKVKRIQFGWNKKDENGEQVEAKTEAPAPSLEDVNLTAYQTWKLKQQKKHGGEEDKDEILKMSRAEDPATIKKRQRREELLERTRKTLEESQSVCGWETESALSGSIPLSAFCAGAFPSASTAGDDNMSVLSGRSSVLSGHSTRSQPPVPQEPPAAVLGPNGEPMVNISNIQNWIANVVNETLMQKQAEMMTGASLAPSRAGSVFSLGVGRGGDDDKASVLSGSTYSSRSRAESVLSSGGKPRSVLLTGGRAESVMSAGGASNLSSVSRRSKITTTSVPLYSLFQDQVNLHKLDTMEKEIKSDMRDKMASYEVKKIAEDNKRSTLYKKKKPKEEEEDEDEVNHGKLNGFDDSATRSSEKPKPKRDYGRSGILNLPASARNPTSSIDEWLENVRPPQSKPTAYDGDGETPRMSRPAYEEPSEFDFPSRRSSISVNDDEEEEYSFASRFASRHQPDDDMDLARDPSPEFTYRSGIGEDASYRTRRSYANNNETVRTAKTVPEDKEEEEISAFIAQIKQRARARVAEEMEEDEVLSSWRKQEESKTHAHSKN, from the exons ATGAGACGGAGCCTGACGGCCACAGACGATCAG atgatggcGTCGTCCGGTGAGAGCAGCGCTGCAGATGATCAGCAGGTTCCTCGTCCTGATGAAGCGGTGTGTGTTAAAGACGTTCAGACGCGTTACCTGCGCTGTCCTTCTCCCAG CTTCTCCATGATGTCCGATCGCTTCTCCATGATCTCCGGCTCGGACGCTGAGAGTATCTTCATGGAGCCGATTCATCTGTCCTCCTCCATCGCGGCCAAGAAGATCATCAGTGAAG AGCTGAGGTCCAGGGAGCTGCGGACCCCGGAGACCCCCGACAGCATGATGGAGTCGGCCGAGCAGCTGATGGTGGAGGATCTGTACAACAGGGTGAAGGACATGATCGATGACCGCAGCCCCTACAACACTCCCTGTGTGCTGGACATCCAGCGAGCGCTGACCCAGGACCGTCTGGAGGCGCCCTTCAACCCCGTCGACGAGGTCTGGCCCAACATCTTCATCGCAGAGAA GTCGGTGGCGGTGAATAAAGGCCGTCTCAAGCGTCTGGGCATCACTCATGTGCTGAACGCTGCTCACGGCACCGGCGTCTACACCGGCCTGCTGTTCTACCAGGGCATGAACATCACCTACATGGGCATCGAGGTGGACGACTTCCCAGACGCAGACATCTCTCCTCACTTCCGCACGTGTGCCGAGTTTATGGACGACGCTCTGCTGACACACAGAG GCAAGGTGCTTGTGGACTCGATGATGGGCGTGAGCCGGTCAGCGGTGCTTGTCGCTGCTTATCTTATGATCTTCCAGAACATGAGCATCATGGAGGCCCTGCTGGAGATCAGGAAGAAGCGGGCCATCAACCCCAACGAAGGGTTTATAAAGCAGCTGCGCCAACTCAACGAGACTCTGATGGAGGAACGAGACGAAGACGATGACGAGACCCTCAGCCAGTGCTCCGTGATCGACGCCCGCGCTCGTCTTGACGAGGAGGAGAGCATGTTTGGAGTTAAAGCTGAATCCATCATGGTGGACGAGGAGGGAGACAGCAGCAGCGTCATGAGTAGCGTAGCGTCTTCGGCCGCCGCCGCCGCTCTGAAAGCAGGACTTCTTGGTGGCCTGAGCAAACCTGAGCTGGAGGTGACCGCCAAGGACCCGGCGCTCCCTGGAAAAGACAGGGAAGATGAAGAGGGGGATGTGGACAGCATGATAAGAGAGTGGCAGAAGCGCAACGAGAAGTACCAGGATGAGGACTGGTGGGAGGCACAGCTGATGTGTGACGGGGGGGACGAGGAGTCTTTGCTGGGCGACAGGAAACCGCTGGACGTGCGACCGGAGGACCTGGAGAGCGTGACCAGTGAAGATGTGCGATTGGTGAAGGAACGCATCAGGAGTCGTCCCCGTCGAGCCGCTTCAGATGCAGGCTCTGTGACGAGCCGCAGCAGCTATTCTGATCTCTGGAAGCAGCGTCTGAAGGACATCGAGGAGCAGGCCGCCGCACGATACAGACTCAAAGAGGCAGACGAGGACAGCGAAACAAGCCAGAAGAGAATCGACGACGACGTCGAGAGCATCCTCTCGGACAGCAGCTCCATGTACAACTTCTGCAAGAAGAACAAGGAGCACCTAACACCTCTGGAACGATGGAAGGTTAAGCGAATTCAGTTCGGATGGAACAAGAAAGACGAGAACGGAGAGCAAGTGGAGGCCAAGACGGAAGCTCCCGCTCCCTCGCTGGAGGACGTCAACCTGACAGCCTATCAGACCTGGAAACTCAAGCAGCAGAAGAAGCACGGCGGCGAAGAGGACAAGGATGAAATCCTGAAGATGAGTCGAGCCGAGGACCCGGCCACCATCAAAAAAAGACAGCGACGCGAGGAGCTTCTGGAGCGAACGAGGAAGACGCTGGAGGAGAGCCAGTCGGTGTGTGGCTGGGAAACCGAGAGCGCTCTGAGCGGAAGCATCCCGCTGTCTGCTTTCTGTGCCGGAGCCTTCCCGTCTGCAAGCACCGCCGGAGACGACAACATGTCTGTGCTCAGCGGAAGGTCTTCCGTCCTTTCAGGTCACAGCACCAGATCCCAGCCTCCCGTTCCTCAGGAGCCTCCGGCCGCGGTCCTCGGCCCTAACGGTGAGCCCATGGTAAACATTTCCAACATCCAGAACTGGATTGCCAATGTGGTCAATGAGACTCTCATGCAGAAGCAAGCCGAGATGATGACAGGAGCGAGTCTGGCTCCTTCCAGAGCGGGATCGGTGTTCAGTCTGGGTGTCGGACGCGGAGGAGACGATGATAAAGCCTCAGTGCTGAGTGGATCCACATACTCGTCCCGAAGCAGAGCCGAATCCGTGCTGTCTTCGGGTGGAAAGCCTCGATCCGTGCTCTTGACCGGCGGACGGGCCGAGTCTGTGATGTCTGCTGGAGGAGCATCAAACCTCTCCTCTGTGTCCCGGCGGAGCAAGATTACTACGACCAGCGTGCCGCTCTACAGCCTCTTCCAAGACCAGGTGAACCTCCACAAACTGGACACCATGGAGAAAGAGATCAAGTCTGACATGCGGGACAAGATGGCTTCCTATGAGGTGAAGAAGATCGCAGAGGACAACAAGCGCAGTACGTTATACAAGAAGAAGAAAccaaaggaggaggaggaggacgaagATGAAGTAAATCATGGAAAACTGAACGGATTTGATGATTCAGCCACCCGTTCCTCCGAGAAACCCAAACCTAAAAGAGATTACGGCCGTTCTGGAATACTGAACCTGCCAGCTTCGGCCAGGAACCCCACCAGCAGCATCGATGAATGGCTGGAAAACGTCAGACCTCCTCAGAGCAAACCTACAGCTTACGATGGAGACGGAGAGACGCCGCGCATGTCTCGACCAGCGTACGAGGAACCTTCGGAGTTTGACTTCCCGAGCCGCAGGAGCTCCATTTCAGTCAATGACGACGAAGAGGAGGAATATAGCTTCGCCTCGAGGTTTGCTTCCAGGCATCAGCCAGATGATGACATGGATTTGGCTCGAGATCCCAGTCCGGAGTTTACCTATCGATCCGGGATAGGTGAAGATGCTAGTTACAGAACCAGGAGATCGTATGCTAACAACAATGAGACTGTGAGGACTGCTAAGACTGTACCGGAAGACAAGGAAGAGGAGGAAATATCTGCTTTCATTGCTCAGATTAAGCAGAGGGCGAGAGCACGGGTGGCGGAGGAGATGGAGGAGGATGAAGTTCTTTCATCCTGGAGGAAACAGGAGGAGTCaaagacacacgcacacagtaaAAACTAA